The Arachis duranensis cultivar V14167 chromosome 2, aradu.V14167.gnm2.J7QH, whole genome shotgun sequence genome has a window encoding:
- the LOC107472865 gene encoding pentatricopeptide repeat-containing protein At5g56310, with protein sequence MHNNSIVPNNFTFPFLFKSLSDSCDLIGAQCVYTHVVKLGHLNDVYVQNSVLDLYASCGDMWLCQKLFDEMLHRDVVSWTVMIMGYRKAGKYDNALLVFEQMQYAGVEPNRVTMVNALAASANFGAIEMGTWIHDIVRRNKWELDVVLGTALIEMYAKCGRVEEGMSVFSSMKEKNLYTWNAVIKGLALAKSGEEAICWFDRMQKDGFRPDDLTLVAVLSACSHSGLVETGRQIFRYLVNGKYGFQPNVKHYSCMVDLLARSGRLQEAFEFIRYMPFEPTKAMWGSLLASSKSQGNLELSELAARKLVELEPDNTAYYVHLSNLYAEMGRWSDVEKVRGMMKDRQLTKDLGCSSVEVECQEHVGELMA encoded by the coding sequence ATGCACAACAACTCCATTGTCCCCAACAACTTcaccttccctttcctctttaaGTCATTGTCCGACTCGTGCGACCTCATTGGTGCCCAGTGCGTGTACACTCACGTCGTCAAATTGGGGCATTTGAATGATGTTTATGTGCAGAATTCGGTTCTTGATTTGTATGCGTCATGTGGGGATATGTGGTTGTGTCAGAaactgtttgatgaaatgctccACAGAGATGTTGTATCGTGGACTGTGATGATTATGGGGTACCGGAAAGCTGGCAAGTATGACAATGCCTTGCTTGTGTTTGAACAAATGCAGTATGCTGGTGTGGAGCCTAATAGGGTCACCATGGTGAATGCCTTGGCTGCTTCTGCTAATTTTGGTGCTATTGAGATGGGGACTTGGATACATGATATTGTGAGGAGGAACAAGTGGGAATTGGATGTTGTATTGGGGACAGCATTGATCGAGATGTATGCCAAATGCGGCAGAGTTGAAGAGGGGATGAGTGTTTTcagtagcatgaaggagaagaatttATATACTTGGAATGCAGTTATCAAGGGACTTGCTTTAGCTAAGAGTGGAGAGGAGGCAATTTGCTGGTTTGATAGAATGCAGAAAGATGGGTTTAGACCTGATGATTTGACTTTGGTTGCTGTTCTTTCTGCTTGCAGCCACTCAGGATTGGTAGAGACTGGTAGACAGATCTTCAGGTACTTGGTTAATGGCAAGTATGGATTTCAGCCTAATGTCAAACACTATTCTTGCATGGTTGACCTTTTAGCTCGTTCTGGCCGGTTGCAGGAGGCTTTTGAGTTCATAAGGTATATGCCGTTTGAACCGACGAAAGCTATGTGGGGTTCCTTGTTGGCTAGTTCAAAATCTCAGGGTAACTTGGAGTTGAGTGAATTGGCAGCCAGAAAGCTAGTTGAATTGGAGCCAGATAACACTGCATATTATGTTCATCTGTCTAATCTGTATGCAGAGATGGGAAGATGGAGTGATGTTGAGAAAGTAAGGGGAATGATGAAAGATAGACAATTGACGAAAGATTTGGGATGTAGTTCTGTGGAGGTTGAATGCCAAGAACATGTTGGGGAACTTATGGCATAa